Proteins encoded by one window of Microbacterium testaceum:
- a CDS encoding fasciclin domain-containing protein codes for MLTNKKPVVAGLALVLGSAFALTACSGGTTSGGSTTEESSMPSMSASPSMSSSAMDPAANLVGPGCADYAAAVPSGSGSVAGMAADPVATAASNNPLLKTLTAAVSGQLNPDVNLVDTLNGSEFTVFAPVDDAFAKIPAATVDGLKTDSATLTKILTYHVVPGQIAPSSIDGTHTTVEGQDLTVSGSGNSLKVNDSASVICGGVQTANATVYLIDTVLMPPTM; via the coding sequence ATGCTCACCAACAAGAAGCCCGTTGTCGCTGGTCTCGCCCTCGTTCTGGGCTCGGCCTTTGCTCTCACCGCATGTTCGGGTGGCACCACCTCGGGTGGCTCGACCACCGAAGAGAGCTCGATGCCCTCGATGTCGGCCTCGCCGTCGATGTCGTCCAGCGCGATGGACCCCGCCGCCAACCTCGTCGGCCCCGGATGCGCCGACTACGCCGCCGCCGTTCCCTCGGGCTCCGGTTCGGTCGCCGGCATGGCCGCTGACCCGGTGGCCACCGCCGCCTCGAACAACCCGCTGCTGAAGACGCTCACCGCGGCCGTCAGCGGCCAGCTGAACCCCGACGTCAACCTGGTCGACACGCTGAACGGTTCTGAGTTCACCGTCTTCGCCCCGGTCGACGACGCGTTCGCCAAGATCCCGGCCGCCACGGTCGACGGCCTCAAGACGGACTCGGCGACGCTGACCAAGATCCTCACGTACCACGTGGTCCCCGGCCAGATCGCGCCCAGCTCGATCGACGGCACCCACACCACGGTCGAGGGCCAGGACCTCACCGTCTCGGGTTCGGGCAACTCCCTCAAGGTGAACGACAGCGCCAGCGTCATCTGCGGTGGCGTTCAGACGGCCAACGCCACCGTGTACCTCATCGACACGGTGCTGATGCCCCCCACCATGTAA
- the sigK gene encoding ECF RNA polymerase sigma factor SigK, with protein sequence MVIDGFDLPDDGTENADHVGVLLQRVAAGDRAAFAELYDSLSARAFGLILRVLVDRSQSEEVLQEVFLEIWQSAGRFTPNRGQGRSWVLTIAHRRAVDRVRSSQSSVDRDVRAGFRDMDVAYDAVSEKVELKMEGRRVVDALAALPDAQKEALTLAYFGGYSQSEIASLVGAPLGTVKTRMRDGLSRLRMEMGVDK encoded by the coding sequence ATGGTGATCGACGGTTTCGACCTTCCCGACGACGGGACGGAGAACGCCGACCACGTGGGTGTCCTCTTGCAGCGCGTCGCCGCCGGCGACCGCGCCGCTTTCGCCGAGTTGTACGACTCCCTGTCGGCCCGCGCCTTCGGTCTGATCCTCCGCGTGCTCGTGGACCGCTCGCAGAGCGAGGAAGTGCTTCAGGAGGTCTTCCTCGAAATCTGGCAATCCGCTGGTCGCTTCACTCCGAACAGAGGACAGGGAAGATCGTGGGTTCTCACGATCGCGCACCGTCGAGCGGTGGACCGCGTGCGGTCCTCGCAGTCGAGCGTCGATCGAGATGTGCGCGCGGGCTTCCGGGATATGGACGTCGCATACGACGCCGTTTCCGAGAAGGTCGAACTGAAAATGGAAGGGCGGCGCGTCGTCGATGCACTGGCGGCGCTCCCCGACGCACAGAAAGAAGCGCTCACGCTCGCATATTTCGGCGGCTACAGCCAAAGTGAGATCGCGAGCCTCGTCGGGGCACCGCTCGGTACGGTCAAGACACGAATGCGCGACGGATTGTCGCGCTTGAGGATGGAGATGGGGGTGGACAAGTGA
- a CDS encoding aminodeoxychorismate lyase: protein MAWRFALVIDPAASDDEGADYHDTLHEIDPHGPALGVGELSAQRGDGVFESLGVVDGRPQEVGPHLARLAHSAALCDLPAPNLAQWRVAIERVAREAGEGENVMKLLLSRGVEHGPAPTAWITLADAPDNTSGRTKGVAVATLDRGYTLDVPARAPWLLLGAKTLSYAVNMAAIREAKRRGADDAVFVTSDGYLLEAPTASVVLRVGDRFVTPEPQAGILHGTTQLSLFAYLEGRGFTTAYETVPAKDLATADAAWLLSSVRLAAPIRSVDGIEVPVDRAFTDELNAYLLSPRD from the coding sequence ATGGCCTGGCGCTTCGCTCTCGTGATCGACCCTGCGGCATCCGATGACGAAGGCGCCGACTACCACGACACGCTGCACGAGATCGACCCACACGGACCCGCCCTCGGGGTGGGCGAGCTCAGCGCCCAGCGCGGAGACGGCGTGTTCGAGAGCCTCGGTGTCGTCGACGGCCGTCCGCAAGAGGTCGGGCCGCACCTCGCGCGCCTCGCGCACTCCGCGGCGCTCTGCGACCTTCCCGCGCCGAACCTCGCCCAGTGGCGCGTCGCGATCGAGCGCGTGGCGCGCGAGGCGGGGGAGGGCGAGAACGTCATGAAGCTGCTGCTCAGCCGCGGCGTCGAGCACGGCCCCGCGCCGACGGCGTGGATCACGCTCGCCGACGCTCCCGACAACACGAGCGGGCGAACGAAGGGCGTCGCTGTCGCCACCCTTGATCGCGGCTACACCCTCGACGTCCCCGCGCGCGCTCCCTGGCTCCTGCTCGGGGCCAAGACGCTGTCGTACGCCGTCAACATGGCCGCCATCCGCGAGGCGAAACGTCGCGGGGCCGACGACGCCGTGTTCGTCACGAGCGACGGCTACCTGCTCGAGGCGCCCACGGCATCTGTCGTCCTGCGTGTCGGCGACCGCTTCGTCACGCCCGAGCCGCAGGCCGGCATCCTGCACGGGACGACGCAGCTCAGTCTGTTCGCGTACCTCGAGGGTCGCGGCTTCACCACGGCGTACGAGACGGTGCCGGCGAAAGACCTCGCCACCGCGGATGCCGCCTGGCTGCTGTCGAGCGTGCGGCTCGCGGCCCCGATCCGATCCGTCGACGGGATCGAGGTGCCGGTGGACCGCGCCTTCACCGATGAATTGAACGCCTACCTGCTCAGCCCCCGCGACTGA
- a CDS encoding cation transporter, whose product MNTTETRLSADRRSVLQRRIRSIVAITIAYNLVEAVVAIAAGSVASSAALIGFGLDSTIEVLSAAAVAWQFTRRVPDRWEKGTLRVIAVAFFALAAYVAAASVMALVGRSAVEHSTLGIVITALSVAIMPFLSLAERRAGRELGSATAVADSKQTLICTYLSAAVLVGLVTNSIFGWWWADAAAGLVIAAFAVREGIEAWRGDACATSVGMLLDDEGHDSDHDHDGKHP is encoded by the coding sequence ATGAACACCACCGAGACCCGCCTCAGCGCCGATCGCCGATCGGTGCTGCAGCGTCGGATCCGCTCGATCGTCGCGATCACGATTGCCTACAACCTGGTCGAAGCCGTCGTCGCGATCGCGGCGGGATCCGTTGCGTCGTCGGCCGCGCTCATCGGCTTCGGACTCGACTCCACCATCGAGGTGCTCTCGGCCGCGGCGGTCGCCTGGCAGTTCACGCGACGCGTTCCGGACCGCTGGGAGAAGGGCACTCTCCGCGTCATCGCCGTGGCCTTCTTCGCCCTCGCGGCATATGTCGCGGCAGCCTCGGTCATGGCCCTGGTCGGTCGCAGTGCCGTGGAACACTCGACGCTCGGCATCGTCATCACCGCGCTGAGTGTGGCCATCATGCCGTTTCTCTCGCTCGCCGAACGTCGAGCCGGTCGCGAGCTCGGTTCGGCGACGGCCGTGGCCGACTCGAAGCAGACGCTCATCTGCACGTACCTCTCCGCGGCGGTTCTGGTGGGGCTGGTCACCAACAGCATCTTCGGGTGGTGGTGGGCGGATGCCGCCGCCGGACTGGTCATCGCGGCCTTCGCGGTGCGCGAGGGGATCGAGGCCTGGCGCGGCGACGCCTGTGCCACCTCGGTGGGCATGCTCCTCGATGACGAGGGGCATGATTCCGACCACGATCACGACGGAAAGCACCCCTGA
- a CDS encoding ArsR/SmtB family transcription factor — protein MTIAVPLATATHTAALARLGHALSDRTRAGILLALREAPAFPSDLAEALDVSRQVMSNQLACLRGCGLVESVPDGRRSWYRLADSHLAPALDELLRVVLYVEPGCCAGETCTCA, from the coding sequence ATGACGATTGCCGTTCCGCTCGCCACCGCGACGCACACCGCAGCATTGGCCCGGCTCGGACACGCGCTGTCGGACCGCACCCGTGCCGGCATCCTGCTCGCCCTTCGGGAAGCCCCCGCCTTTCCCTCGGATCTGGCCGAGGCGCTCGACGTTTCGCGGCAGGTCATGTCGAACCAACTCGCCTGCCTCCGCGGCTGCGGCCTGGTCGAGTCGGTGCCGGATGGACGACGCTCGTGGTATCGGCTGGCCGATTCGCACCTGGCCCCCGCTCTCGACGAGCTGTTGCGCGTCGTGCTCTACGTCGAGCCCGGATGCTGCGCCGGCGAGACGTGCACGTGCGCATGA
- a CDS encoding iron-siderophore ABC transporter substrate-binding protein yields the protein MIDFRFSSSRARFRPRRLVGLGFAVAVLALSGCAGPAAGSSAVDAEAGSTGEWTVSRDLEPGMGSAQADGVFPREVTHFAGTTELPSEPKRIAVVSTGQLDALLSLGHVPVAATRAENSGLVPRYLLDAFPERVPALDAMSDIGQRTEPDLEAIAQAAPDLILINSTRGAQLYDALAAIAPTVVTKGNGVNWKSDFLLIADALGDEGEARGILDDLHARSAAFSQTHPAGEPTVSFLQSTGDRTRIMGLPSFAGGIAEDLGLGRPESQRFDETSQEISAEQIDLADADHVFYGGTGQGVSFIEQAPLWQTLSAVTGQKTTTVDFDPWFMNAGPVAARLVQDEIIRTLGS from the coding sequence GTGATCGACTTTCGTTTCTCGTCCTCCCGTGCCCGATTCCGTCCTCGACGACTCGTCGGCCTCGGCTTCGCCGTAGCCGTGCTCGCCCTCTCCGGGTGCGCCGGCCCCGCCGCGGGATCTTCGGCGGTGGATGCCGAGGCCGGCTCGACCGGGGAGTGGACCGTCTCGCGCGACCTCGAGCCCGGCATGGGCTCCGCGCAAGCTGACGGCGTCTTCCCCCGCGAGGTGACGCACTTCGCCGGGACGACCGAGCTTCCTTCCGAGCCGAAGCGCATCGCGGTCGTCTCCACGGGGCAGCTCGACGCGCTCCTCTCCCTGGGCCATGTGCCGGTGGCGGCGACCCGGGCCGAGAACAGCGGACTGGTGCCCCGGTATCTGCTCGACGCGTTCCCCGAGCGGGTGCCGGCGCTGGACGCCATGTCGGACATCGGCCAGCGGACCGAGCCCGACCTCGAGGCGATCGCGCAGGCCGCGCCCGATCTGATCCTGATCAACTCGACCCGGGGTGCTCAGCTGTACGACGCCCTCGCGGCCATCGCGCCCACGGTGGTGACGAAGGGCAACGGAGTGAACTGGAAGAGCGACTTCCTCCTCATCGCCGACGCCCTGGGCGACGAGGGTGAGGCCCGCGGCATCCTCGACGATCTCCACGCGCGGAGCGCCGCTTTCTCGCAGACGCACCCGGCGGGGGAGCCGACGGTGTCCTTTCTGCAGTCGACGGGCGACCGCACGCGCATCATGGGACTGCCGTCTTTCGCGGGAGGCATTGCGGAGGATCTCGGTCTCGGACGCCCGGAGTCGCAGCGGTTCGACGAGACGTCGCAGGAGATCAGCGCCGAGCAGATCGACCTCGCCGACGCCGATCACGTGTTCTACGGCGGGACGGGGCAGGGCGTCTCGTTCATCGAGCAGGCGCCGCTGTGGCAGACCCTCTCCGCCGTCACCGGACAGAAGACGACGACCGTCGACTTCGACCCGTGGTTCATGAATGCCGGCCCCGTCGCGGCTCGGCTCGTGCAAGACGAGATCATCCGCACACTCGGTTCCTGA
- a CDS encoding anti-sigma factor — MNERDFADLAVGHALNALSEADERAYQEALAGNPHWDHHVRGALDAVAAISATVEPVEPPPSVRASLFARISNLPQESAASAPSAGPVHDVEDFAAAGPAVTEPEREAVTVGTSPGSGWGARRWFALAASFAAVLVLGFGAVTVSQLFAPPAAVVALQQIEDAPDAQSASATMPDGTVATAHWSPSSGKSVLVADGMPALPDGKTYELWFVRGENQIAIPAGIFEPDADGNATAQLSGEMHSGDVIAVTVEPAGGSPDGTPSSAPVLAVATA; from the coding sequence GTGAACGAGAGGGATTTCGCCGACCTCGCCGTCGGACACGCGCTCAACGCGCTGTCTGAGGCTGATGAGCGCGCGTACCAGGAGGCTCTCGCGGGCAACCCGCACTGGGACCACCACGTACGCGGCGCTTTGGACGCCGTCGCCGCGATCAGCGCCACGGTCGAGCCGGTCGAGCCCCCGCCGTCCGTGCGGGCTTCGCTGTTCGCGCGCATCTCCAACCTCCCGCAGGAGTCAGCGGCATCCGCTCCCTCCGCCGGACCCGTCCACGATGTCGAAGACTTCGCTGCGGCCGGTCCCGCCGTCACCGAGCCCGAGCGCGAGGCCGTCACGGTCGGCACGTCTCCGGGATCCGGATGGGGTGCCCGTCGCTGGTTCGCGCTGGCCGCATCGTTCGCCGCCGTCCTCGTGCTCGGCTTCGGTGCCGTCACCGTCAGTCAGCTTTTCGCTCCGCCCGCCGCGGTCGTCGCCCTCCAGCAGATCGAAGACGCACCCGACGCGCAGTCGGCGTCGGCGACAATGCCCGACGGCACGGTCGCCACGGCCCACTGGTCGCCCTCGAGCGGAAAGAGCGTGCTTGTCGCCGACGGCATGCCGGCGCTGCCCGACGGCAAGACCTACGAGCTGTGGTTCGTTCGCGGTGAGAACCAGATCGCGATCCCGGCCGGGATCTTCGAGCCGGATGCCGATGGCAACGCCACGGCTCAGCTCTCAGGTGAGATGCACAGCGGTGACGTCATCGCCGTGACGGTCGAACCCGCGGGTGGTTCTCCCGACGGCACGCCGAGCTCGGCCCCCGTGCTCGCCGTCGCCACGGCCTGA
- a CDS encoding DNA-directed RNA polymerase subunit beta gives MSDSPREFHKPVRRPAELFDRLFAAEDPAEVSRVAHSTAQALLSRVRADPSIDVVERLVAFTDDHGIDDIAELWSRSPARSLPGALWRLYLLQLMIHDDAATAALLYERGRVEMATVDAVVAGAPAPAGPEELVQLIDTILRGLFEGDFAVALDRAAAFCRVQAAGSTHLADDYENTESERASALTTRALRLATYAEDLSASAALWRRDALT, from the coding sequence ATGAGCGATTCCCCCCGCGAATTCCACAAGCCGGTTCGGCGTCCCGCAGAGCTGTTCGACCGTCTGTTCGCGGCGGAGGACCCGGCCGAGGTGTCGCGGGTCGCGCACAGCACGGCGCAGGCGCTCTTGTCGCGAGTGCGAGCCGACCCGAGCATCGACGTGGTCGAGCGGCTGGTGGCGTTCACCGACGATCACGGCATCGACGACATCGCCGAGCTGTGGTCGCGCTCGCCCGCTCGCTCTCTGCCCGGCGCGCTGTGGCGTCTCTATCTTCTGCAGCTGATGATCCACGACGACGCCGCCACAGCCGCCCTGCTCTACGAGCGCGGTCGGGTGGAGATGGCGACGGTGGATGCCGTGGTGGCCGGGGCTCCGGCGCCGGCGGGCCCCGAAGAGCTGGTGCAGCTGATCGACACCATCCTGCGCGGGCTCTTCGAAGGGGACTTCGCCGTGGCCCTCGATCGCGCCGCGGCGTTCTGCCGCGTGCAGGCGGCGGGGTCCACGCACCTCGCCGACGACTACGAGAACACGGAGTCGGAGCGGGCATCGGCCCTCACCACGCGCGCTCTGCGGCTCGCCACGTACGCGGAGGACCTGTCGGCATCCGCCGCTCTCTGGCGCCGTGACGCGCTGACCTGA
- a CDS encoding FecCD family ABC transporter permease: MSTATPLPTPARSRRHRRYALVLVGTLVVAAIAAVVGLTTGSFQASLGQVASALTGEGDGRTSVVVVGLRVPRVLAALAIGAALGVAGAVFQTLARNPLASPDIVGFSAGSATGALVGLTLLAPAASPAAGAWIGGLLTVVVVMAIARSVGVSRERTILAGIALSTLLSAVNDYLLTRAPLEIARNATQWLHGSLAATSLDDVALLLASIGILSLVLIVVYRDFRALELGDDTAVALGVRTGRVRLVLIVVAALLTGTATAVAGPIGFIALAAPQLARRTMGTSGIPLVGSAVTGASVLLVADVIAQRALAPLQIPVGLLTAVVGGAYLFWIVSRRRR; encoded by the coding sequence GTGAGCACGGCCACCCCCCTCCCCACTCCCGCGCGCTCGCGACGGCACCGCCGATACGCCCTGGTCCTGGTCGGCACGCTCGTCGTCGCGGCGATCGCCGCGGTCGTCGGCCTCACGACCGGCTCCTTCCAGGCGTCCCTCGGGCAGGTGGCATCCGCGCTGACCGGAGAAGGTGACGGCCGGACGAGCGTCGTGGTCGTCGGCCTGCGCGTCCCGCGCGTTCTGGCCGCTCTCGCCATCGGCGCCGCCCTCGGCGTGGCCGGAGCCGTGTTCCAGACGCTCGCGCGCAACCCGCTCGCGAGCCCCGACATCGTCGGATTCAGCGCCGGGTCGGCCACCGGGGCGCTCGTCGGGCTCACTCTTCTCGCGCCCGCCGCCTCTCCCGCCGCCGGGGCATGGATCGGCGGCCTTCTGACCGTCGTGGTCGTCATGGCCATCGCCCGCAGCGTGGGCGTCTCACGAGAGCGGACGATCCTCGCCGGCATCGCGCTCTCGACCCTGCTGTCGGCGGTCAACGACTACCTCTTGACCCGGGCCCCGCTCGAGATCGCCCGCAACGCGACGCAGTGGCTTCACGGAAGCCTGGCGGCGACATCTCTCGACGATGTGGCGCTGCTGCTCGCGTCGATCGGCATCCTGTCACTCGTGTTGATCGTCGTGTACCGCGACTTCCGCGCTCTCGAGCTCGGTGACGACACCGCTGTCGCCCTCGGGGTGCGCACCGGGCGGGTTCGCCTCGTGCTGATCGTCGTCGCCGCGCTGCTCACCGGGACCGCGACCGCGGTCGCCGGCCCCATCGGTTTCATCGCCCTCGCCGCACCGCAACTCGCCCGACGCACCATGGGCACCAGCGGGATCCCGCTGGTCGGCTCCGCTGTCACGGGCGCCTCCGTGCTCCTCGTCGCCGACGTCATCGCCCAACGCGCCCTGGCACCGTTGCAGATTCCGGTCGGCCTGCTCACCGCCGTCGTCGGGGGCGCCTACCTGTTCTGGATCGTGTCGCGGCGACGCCGGTGA
- a CDS encoding LysR family transcriptional regulator encodes MAKRASGITLQQMQYFIEVAAEGSISAAADLLYVAQPTMSAAMRDLETRVGRDLLTRSARGVTLTVDGVEFLGYARQVVEQAELLEQRYLGRPPSRRLLGVSAQHYSFVVDAFVRMVKATDAAEYEFSLRETRTFDIIEDVRTLRSELGILFRNDFNRNVLDKLLRDSGLAFHPLFRAEPHIFVSRRNPLAQRERATLDDLADLPRLTFDQGANNSFYFAEEILSTLSSTQEIRVSDRATIFNLMIGLDGYTISTGIISDDLDPEIVAVPLDVDERIEIGWIGRTAIPLTEQAQRYLGEVRDVVAGFGVEVIG; translated from the coding sequence ATGGCGAAGCGGGCGAGCGGCATCACGCTGCAGCAGATGCAGTACTTCATCGAGGTCGCCGCCGAGGGTTCCATCAGCGCCGCTGCCGACCTGCTCTACGTCGCGCAGCCCACCATGTCGGCCGCGATGCGCGATCTCGAGACGCGGGTCGGTCGCGACCTGCTCACCCGCTCCGCGCGCGGGGTGACGCTCACCGTCGACGGAGTGGAGTTCCTCGGCTACGCGCGCCAGGTGGTCGAACAGGCCGAGCTGCTCGAGCAGCGTTACCTGGGGCGTCCGCCCTCGCGGCGCCTCCTCGGCGTCTCCGCCCAGCACTACTCGTTCGTCGTCGACGCGTTCGTGCGGATGGTGAAGGCGACGGATGCCGCGGAGTACGAGTTCTCCCTCCGCGAGACCCGCACCTTCGACATCATCGAAGACGTCCGGACGTTGCGCAGCGAGCTCGGCATCCTGTTCCGCAACGACTTCAATCGGAACGTCCTCGACAAGCTGCTGCGGGACTCGGGTCTCGCCTTCCATCCGCTCTTCCGCGCCGAGCCGCACATCTTCGTCTCGCGACGCAATCCGCTCGCCCAGCGCGAGCGCGCGACCCTCGACGACCTGGCGGACCTCCCGCGTCTCACTTTCGATCAGGGCGCGAACAACTCGTTCTACTTCGCCGAAGAGATCCTCTCGACCCTCTCGAGCACGCAGGAGATCCGGGTCTCGGACCGCGCGACGATCTTCAACCTCATGATCGGTCTCGACGGGTACACGATCTCGACGGGCATCATCAGCGACGACCTCGACCCCGAGATCGTCGCCGTCCCCCTCGACGTCGACGAGCGGATCGAGATCGGCTGGATCGGCCGCACCGCCATCCCCCTCACCGAGCAGGCGCAGCGCTACCTCGGCGAAGTACGCGACGTGGTGGCGGGGTTCGGGGTGGAGGTGATCGGCTGA
- a CDS encoding FecCD family ABC transporter permease, with translation MNVVQPPTVPGVTERDSRRRSSRRRAVMFFLVVSGILVGLVLASLAVGSRALSPLDVVSALFSDRQDAAGVIVHQLRLPRTLTAIFAGACLGVAGVLMRAATRNPLADPGLLGVNAGAALGVVVAIGFFGVATASGYVWLAFAGAAGASLLVHTAVPGERRDDTIGLVLAGVALSACLGAVVRIITLADDDTFESFRFWAVGSFERRDPDVALQLLPFAVVGLLLAVVVSRGLDQLQLGADLARALGVSLPLVMVGAGVAITLLCAAATAAAGPLAFIGLLVAHAVRGAVGGSVRMSLPLAAVTGAALTLASDVLGRVIAPPGEVEAGIVAAFLGAPLLLWLIVRKKRMP, from the coding sequence GTGAACGTCGTCCAGCCGCCCACCGTCCCGGGCGTGACGGAACGGGATTCGCGTCGGCGGTCGTCGCGACGACGCGCGGTCATGTTCTTCCTGGTCGTCAGCGGCATCCTCGTCGGACTCGTCCTCGCGAGTCTCGCCGTGGGATCTCGCGCCCTCAGCCCCCTCGATGTCGTGTCGGCCCTCTTCTCGGATCGACAGGATGCCGCCGGCGTCATCGTCCATCAGCTCCGCCTGCCGCGCACCCTCACCGCGATCTTCGCCGGCGCCTGCCTCGGCGTGGCCGGCGTGCTCATGCGCGCCGCGACGCGGAACCCGCTCGCCGACCCGGGCCTGCTCGGGGTGAACGCGGGCGCCGCCCTCGGCGTCGTCGTCGCGATCGGGTTCTTCGGCGTCGCGACGGCGAGCGGATACGTCTGGCTCGCTTTCGCGGGCGCGGCGGGAGCATCTCTGCTGGTGCACACCGCCGTCCCCGGCGAGCGGCGCGACGACACCATCGGTCTCGTCCTGGCCGGGGTGGCGCTCAGCGCGTGCCTGGGCGCCGTCGTCCGCATCATCACGCTGGCCGATGACGACACCTTCGAGTCGTTCCGATTCTGGGCGGTCGGTTCGTTCGAGCGCCGCGACCCGGACGTCGCGCTTCAGCTCCTGCCCTTCGCCGTCGTGGGCCTCCTGCTCGCCGTCGTCGTGTCACGGGGCCTTGATCAGCTGCAGCTCGGCGCCGACCTGGCGCGGGCGCTCGGGGTCTCTCTCCCGCTGGTCATGGTCGGCGCGGGCGTCGCCATCACCCTGCTCTGCGCCGCCGCGACCGCGGCAGCGGGACCTCTGGCCTTCATCGGTCTGCTCGTGGCTCACGCCGTTCGCGGCGCGGTGGGCGGGTCCGTTCGGATGTCGCTCCCCCTGGCCGCCGTGACCGGGGCAGCGCTGACGCTCGCGAGCGACGTCCTCGGCCGGGTCATCGCCCCTCCGGGCGAGGTGGAGGCGGGGATCGTCGCCGCTTTCCTCGGGGCCCCGCTGCTGCTGTGGCTCATCGTCCGGAAGAAGCGGATGCCGTGA
- a CDS encoding DsbA family protein, with the protein MSPSPSLDPGDSDAVSIVEFLDFECEACAAYHPVVEDVREKYESEIRFVVRYFPLPSHPNSGTAAVAAEAAAQQGRFEDMYRALFERQTQWSHTTESRAPVFRDYAVELGLDMEAYDDAVADPATGARVRADFDEGRALGVSSTPTFFVDGESLAIQRWGDLESAILDAQRG; encoded by the coding sequence TTGTCGCCCTCACCCTCGCTCGACCCGGGCGACTCCGACGCCGTGAGCATCGTCGAGTTCCTCGACTTCGAGTGCGAGGCCTGCGCCGCCTATCACCCCGTCGTCGAGGACGTCCGCGAGAAGTACGAGAGCGAGATCCGGTTCGTGGTGCGGTATTTCCCGCTGCCCAGTCACCCCAACTCGGGCACCGCCGCCGTCGCCGCCGAAGCCGCCGCGCAGCAGGGACGCTTCGAAGACATGTATCGCGCACTCTTCGAGCGTCAGACGCAGTGGAGTCACACGACCGAGTCCCGCGCACCCGTGTTCCGCGACTACGCGGTCGAGCTGGGTCTCGACATGGAGGCGTACGACGACGCGGTCGCCGACCCGGCGACCGGGGCCCGGGTCCGCGCCGACTTCGACGAAGGTCGGGCGCTCGGTGTCAGCAGCACTCCCACGTTCTTCGTCGACGGCGAATCGCTCGCCATCCAGAGGTGGGGCGATCTCGAGTCGGCGATTCTCGACGCCCAGCGCGGCTGA
- a CDS encoding low temperature requirement protein A: MAFGMTRDVLRPTDSSRADRVTYVELFFDLMFVLALTQLSAYLYENQTPLGGFEGVIMVCALWWAWVSTTWVTNWLDPVKLPVRGAVVALGFIALVMSVSIAEAFGDRAWAFAVAYVVLQVGRTGFIVWATVRHDRRVAHDFALILGWTAVGGTLWIIGAVLPPSGQLPFWTAALALELLGTILGYPIPGRGKVLLQSWDLSGPHIAERTALFVLIAVGEGLLVTGLALVEKESSASSVASLVTAFVAAAAAWWIYFDHGERVGAEAIEASDEPGRLARTAYTWVHLPIIGGIVLMSVGDKEMLSQPDQRSAAATIVIVGGPLLFVAGTALFRRTLEGRWPRAQLLGLVCLAALAGMALFLPVLNALGLSIAATILLAGVAAAETIGRVRRGRRAGG; encoded by the coding sequence ATGGCATTCGGGATGACCCGCGACGTGTTGCGCCCCACGGACTCCTCGCGCGCGGACCGGGTGACGTACGTCGAGCTGTTCTTCGACTTGATGTTCGTTCTCGCGCTGACGCAGTTGTCCGCCTACCTCTATGAGAACCAGACCCCGCTCGGCGGCTTCGAGGGCGTGATCATGGTGTGCGCACTGTGGTGGGCGTGGGTGTCGACCACATGGGTCACCAATTGGCTCGACCCCGTGAAGCTTCCCGTGCGCGGAGCGGTCGTCGCTCTGGGTTTCATCGCACTCGTGATGAGCGTTTCGATCGCGGAAGCATTCGGTGATCGAGCGTGGGCGTTCGCTGTGGCCTACGTCGTCCTGCAGGTCGGGCGCACGGGATTCATCGTGTGGGCGACCGTTCGTCACGACCGGCGGGTGGCGCACGACTTCGCTCTGATCCTCGGATGGACTGCCGTCGGCGGCACCCTCTGGATCATCGGTGCCGTGTTGCCGCCCTCCGGGCAGCTGCCGTTTTGGACCGCGGCTCTCGCGCTCGAACTGCTCGGCACGATTCTCGGGTACCCGATCCCGGGTCGAGGAAAAGTGCTGCTGCAGTCGTGGGACCTGTCCGGTCCCCATATCGCGGAGCGGACGGCGCTCTTCGTCCTCATCGCCGTCGGCGAGGGACTGCTCGTCACCGGCCTCGCTTTAGTCGAGAAGGAGTCGTCCGCGTCATCGGTGGCATCGCTGGTGACGGCGTTCGTCGCTGCCGCGGCGGCGTGGTGGATCTACTTCGATCACGGCGAGCGCGTCGGCGCGGAGGCGATCGAGGCATCGGACGAACCAGGCAGACTCGCGCGCACGGCGTACACCTGGGTGCACCTTCCGATCATCGGCGGGATCGTGCTGATGAGCGTGGGCGATAAGGAAATGCTTTCGCAACCCGATCAGCGAAGTGCCGCCGCGACGATCGTCATCGTCGGCGGGCCCCTCCTGTTCGTCGCCGGTACGGCGCTGTTCCGGCGCACCCTCGAAGGGCGGTGGCCGCGAGCTCAGCTTCTCGGCCTCGTCTGTCTGGCCGCGCTCGCGGGGATGGCCCTTTTCCTCCCCGTCCTCAACGCGCTCGGATTGTCGATCGCGGCCACGATCCTTCTCGCCGGTGTCGCAGCCGCCGAGACCATCGGGCGCGTGCGTCGTGGGCGCAGGGCGGGGGGATGA